The following nucleotide sequence is from Borrelia coriaceae.
TAGAATTATCACTAGCATATTTTAAAGCCCCCTCTTTAAGCACCAAAAATACATCACCTTTTTTTACATCATTAACATTCCCAAGATTAATAAGAACATCATCTCTCTTAATCTGAAGTATCTCCCCCTTTTTAGGCAAATAATCATTAAAATCTTTAGCGAAGGAACTTAAAATATCACTTAAGTAAAGAACTCCTCCCGAATTATAATTAAAAGTCTTAACTTTAACACCAGCCTTACCTGAAAAAATATCTACTTTTAAACTAGCCGTATTTTTAAAGACATCTACATCAAGATCGAACATTAAAAATAGATCAAGATTATTACTTCTTGCATAAGAAAACTCTTCAGAAAAACTACTTACCAAATAATCCTTATTCTTATTATAATCAAATCCATAATTAACTACTTCTATATTTAAATTACGATCAAGTATCCTCTCAGCATATTTTAAAATTAAATCATTTGCACCAAAAACCCTGTTCTCATTTTGAGTAAAAATACCTACTCTATATACCGTTTGATTATCATAAAGCCTATTTAAATCACCAATGGTTTTATAACCATATTTAAAAAATAATGAACTCCTAATATCAAATGCAACAACATCATAAAAATCTAAAATTTTAGTATCAGTAACTTTCCTATGCTCTATTAAATAATACAGTTCTTCATAAGCAATTACATCTAACTTCATAAACTTATAAATTTTAGCAAGTAAAAACCTAGCACTATCATTATCAGGATAAATATCAACAGCACTCTTTGCATTAAATACTGCTTTATCTAAGTTTAAATTTTTAAAAGCCTTAAATGCTTCACTTTCATATCTCTTAGAAATTGCTATATTGGTACTATTATTTTCCTTAAATGAACTCCTAAAATCAGATACAAAAAAACTTTCTTCAAGAGCTATATTATAAAATTCCAAGTCCTTTTTCATACTTTTAGCCCTCTCCAAATTTAAAACGGCTTTATCAACTTTCTCAAGTTTTAAATAAGAATAACCAAGCAAATAATAAAGTTCATCAGAGTTTTGATCAATATGTATTGCTTTCTTAAGAACATCAACAGCATCCTGATACTTAGATTGATATAAATAAACAAGGGAAAGTAAACGGTAAGCATCAACAAGTCCAAAATCTCTATAAGTAGTTTTTACCAACATTAAATAATTTTGAGCATATTTCTCAGCAACTCCTAAACTATTAGTCTTAATAGAAAATTCTGCTACCCTTTTATGAAAATCTGGAACAGAAGTAAAATTGCCTCTTACCTTGTTTATTAAGTGCTGCGCCTTATCATTCAAACTCAATTTCTCATAAATATTCATAAGATGCTCAAATGCATGATAATTTGTTTGATTATATTCAAGAATAGACAGATAATAATTAGCAGCTGCAATAAACAAACCTTCTTCTTCAAAGATTGAAGCAAGCCCAACTAAAGCATCAATATTGTTTTTATGCTTAGCTAAAACTTCTGAATAAAATTTCTTAGCCCGCTCTGTCCCATTATTCTTAAGTAATATATTTGCATAAAGAATTTTATATTCAGTATCACCATTTGACATTTTATAGGCTTTTTCTATAAAAAACTGAGCCTGATTATATATCTTTAATAGATAATAAATTTCTGCAATAAACTTATATGCTTCATAATAATTAGGATTAATCTTTACAGCCTCAAGAAGCTCGTCAATAGCATCATAATACTTTTGCATAAGATAATACGATTGTGCTTTTTGATAATACTCGATTGCAGTTGTAGTAGCACCTATGAAATTTCCAAAATTCAAATTTAAAAATAAAAGCATTATAAAGAATCTATTCAAATTCATAAACCTTCCTTATGGGAAATTTTTATTACTTTAATGTTCCTTTGATGCATATTTTTAATGGTAAATGTTAGATTGTTATATTCTATTTTCTCATTTTTTAAAGGAATTCTTCCAAATAAATCATACACAAATCCCCCAAGAGTATCAAAATCCCCATCTGGAAGACTCAATCCAAGTTTTTCATTTAAATCTTCAATTAAAACTCTAGCAGTACAAAGATAGCTTCCATCATCAAGAGGCACGATTTCATCAAGTTCATTATCAAACTCATCTTGAATATCACCCACAATCTCCTCAAGAATATCTTCAAGTGTAACAAGACCTGCAACTCCCCCGTATTCATCAACTACAATAGCAATATGAACATGATTTTCCTGAAATTCTTTTAAAAGCGAATCAATCTTCTTACTCTCAGGGACAAACATAACCTTTCGCATAATATCTTTTAGATCTATTTCATAAAAATCTCTCTTCCACATATGCAAAAGTATATCTTTCGTATGAATTATCCCAATAATATCATCTATTGTTTCCTTATAAACAGGAAATCTTGAATGATTACTAGATGTTACAACTTTTAAAAGTTCATCTTTGCTCCCAGCATAATCAACAAAAATCACACTTATTCTTGGGATCATAATCTCTTTAACAATTGTTTCTTTAAGAGAATTAAAATTCCTAATTAAAGATGTTTCCAATTTCGACTGTTCCTCAATATTCTTACATTCAACATCTTTAATTTTTCTATTTTTAAAATTCAAAAATTTGAACATCAAAATACCCTTCTGGTTTCTCTTAAAACTTTTTCCTGAATAATTAACATCTCTTCATTTTGAAAGTCATTAGTTTCATGAGTATATCCTATTAAATGCAAAATACCATGTATAGTATTCCTTTGAAGCTCATCATACATTTCAACATTAAATTCTACTGAACTAAACTTTAAGTATTCAAGAGATATTATAAGATCCCCTTGTATTTTACGATTTATTTGTCCACTTTCTTCAAGATAATTAAAAGATAAAACATCAGTGGGCTCGGATTTTTGTCTAAATTCACTATTTAACTTTTGAATGTACTCATTGTTACACAGGATAACGGAAAGTTCATATTCTTCAACACAAAGAAAACCTAGAACAGATAAAATAAAACTATAATAAACATCCCAATGCTTAAACTCAATACCTTCTGCCCATAAGTTTAACTCTTCTTTTACCAATTCACTATATCCTAGAACAATTATAACTTAAAAAAATATTATATAAAAAGACAAGATTTCAATTTTTTATCAATATCCTCTACACATGTCAAACTTTAAACAAC
It contains:
- a CDS encoding tetratricopeptide repeat protein, which produces MNLNRFFIMLLFLNLNFGNFIGATTTAIEYYQKAQSYYLMQKYYDAIDELLEAVKINPNYYEAYKFIAEIYYLLKIYNQAQFFIEKAYKMSNGDTEYKILYANILLKNNGTERAKKFYSEVLAKHKNNIDALVGLASIFEEEGLFIAAANYYLSILEYNQTNYHAFEHLMNIYEKLSLNDKAQHLINKVRGNFTSVPDFHKRVAEFSIKTNSLGVAEKYAQNYLMLVKTTYRDFGLVDAYRLLSLVYLYQSKYQDAVDVLKKAIHIDQNSDELYYLLGYSYLKLEKVDKAVLNLERAKSMKKDLEFYNIALEESFFVSDFRSSFKENNSTNIAISKRYESEAFKAFKNLNLDKAVFNAKSAVDIYPDNDSARFLLAKIYKFMKLDVIAYEELYYLIEHRKVTDTKILDFYDVVAFDIRSSLFFKYGYKTIGDLNRLYDNQTVYRVGIFTQNENRVFGANDLILKYAERILDRNLNIEVVNYGFDYNKNKDYLVSSFSEEFSYARSNNLDLFLMFDLDVDVFKNTASLKVDIFSGKAGVKVKTFNYNSGGVLYLSDILSSFAKDFNDYLPKKGEILQIKRDDVLINLGNVNDVKKGDVFLVLKEGALKYASDNSSFVNYSKSDILGEVLIEEIGDYISRGILKSPTLLRDYIQEGYTVFIKK
- a CDS encoding hemolysin family protein, which produces MFKFLNFKNRKIKDVECKNIEEQSKLETSLIRNFNSLKETIVKEIMIPRISVIFVDYAGSKDELLKVVTSSNHSRFPVYKETIDDIIGIIHTKDILLHMWKRDFYEIDLKDIMRKVMFVPESKKIDSLLKEFQENHVHIAIVVDEYGGVAGLVTLEDILEEIVGDIQDEFDNELDEIVPLDDGSYLCTARVLIEDLNEKLGLSLPDGDFDTLGGFVYDLFGRIPLKNEKIEYNNLTFTIKNMHQRNIKVIKISHKEGL
- the ybeY gene encoding rRNA maturation RNase YbeY; the protein is MVKEELNLWAEGIEFKHWDVYYSFILSVLGFLCVEEYELSVILCNNEYIQKLNSEFRQKSEPTDVLSFNYLEESGQINRKIQGDLIISLEYLKFSSVEFNVEMYDELQRNTIHGILHLIGYTHETNDFQNEEMLIIQEKVLRETRRVF